A single window of Fusobacterium periodonticum 1_1_41FAA DNA harbors:
- the ispD gene encoding 2-C-methyl-D-erythritol 4-phosphate cytidylyltransferase has translation MYSGDSKIEKKVTFILAAAGQGKRMNMSLAKQFLEYKGEPLFYSSLKIAFENQYIDDIIIVTNKENIKNIREFCENKKLLSKVKYIVEGGSERQYSIYNAIKKIENTDIVIIQDAARPFLKDKYIEESLKILDNTCDGVIIAVKCKDTIKVIDENGIIVETPNRNNLIAVHTPQTFKFEILKKAHQIAKEKNILATDDASLVENISGRIKFIHGDYDNIKITVQEDLKYLK, from the coding sequence ATGTACAGTGGTGACTCTAAAATAGAAAAGAAAGTTACTTTTATTCTTGCAGCAGCAGGACAGGGTAAAAGAATGAATATGAGCCTAGCCAAACAGTTTTTAGAATATAAAGGTGAACCACTTTTTTACTCCTCTTTAAAAATTGCTTTTGAAAATCAGTACATAGATGATATTATTATTGTAACGAATAAAGAAAACATAAAAAATATAAGAGAATTTTGTGAAAACAAAAAGCTATTATCTAAAGTCAAATATATTGTTGAAGGTGGAAGCGAAAGACAATATTCTATTTATAATGCAATAAAAAAGATAGAGAACACAGATATTGTCATAATTCAAGATGCAGCAAGACCATTTTTAAAAGATAAGTATATAGAAGAAAGTTTAAAAATTTTAGATAATACTTGTGATGGAGTGATTATTGCTGTAAAATGTAAAGATACGATTAAAGTTATTGATGAAAATGGTATAATAGTAGAAACACCAAATAGAAATAACTTAATAGCAGTACATACACCACAAACTTTTAAATTTGAAATTTTAAAAAAGGCACATCAAATAGCTAAAGAAAAAAATATCTTGGCTACTGATGATGCAAGTTTAGTGGAAAATATCTCTGGTAGGATAAAATTTATCCATGGAGATTATGATAATATTAAAATTACAGTACAAGAGGATTTAAAATATTTAAAGTAA
- a CDS encoding zinc ribbon domain-containing protein has product MKLAFSCPKCRCRHCEEKSIILPEKKKNFIKIELNTYYAKTCLNCGYTEFYSAKIVDDETEKKCKDNAEPEGSY; this is encoded by the coding sequence ATGAAATTGGCTTTTAGTTGTCCTAAATGTAGATGTAGACATTGTGAAGAAAAGAGCATTATCTTACCTGAAAAAAAGAAAAATTTTATTAAAATAGAGCTTAATACTTACTATGCTAAAACTTGTCTAAATTGTGGCTATACTGAGTTCTACTCTGCAAAAATTGTAGATGATGAAACTGAGAAAAAATGTAAGGACAATGCTGAACCTGAAGGAAGCTATTAA
- a CDS encoding ribonuclease HII — MDNPLYLYDLEYKNVIGVDEAGRGPLAGPVVAAAVILKQYSEELDEINDSKKLTEKKREKLYDIILNNFNVAVGIASVEEIDKLNILNADFLAMRRALKDLEKFYETKKDYIVLVDGNLKIKEYEGKQFPIVKGDAKSLSIAAASIIAKVTRDRIMKDLGLKYPDYDFEKNKGYGTKKHVEAIKTKGVLKNIHRKVFLRKILDETKDEPKEVQLRIL, encoded by the coding sequence ATGGATAATCCATTGTATCTATACGATTTAGAATATAAGAATGTCATAGGTGTAGATGAAGCAGGAAGAGGTCCACTTGCAGGTCCTGTTGTTGCAGCAGCTGTGATATTAAAACAATATAGTGAAGAACTAGATGAAATTAATGATTCTAAAAAGTTAACAGAGAAAAAAAGAGAGAAATTATATGATATAATATTAAATAACTTTAATGTTGCAGTGGGAATTGCAAGTGTGGAAGAAATAGATAAATTAAATATTCTTAATGCAGACTTTTTAGCAATGAGAAGGGCATTAAAAGATTTAGAGAAATTTTATGAAACTAAAAAAGATTACATAGTTCTAGTTGATGGAAATTTAAAAATCAAAGAATATGAAGGAAAACAGTTTCCTATAGTAAAAGGAGATGCAAAAAGTCTTAGTATTGCAGCTGCCTCTATAATTGCAAAAGTTACTAGAGATAGAATTATGAAAGACTTAGGACTTAAATATCCTGATTATGATTTTGAAAAAAATAAGGGCTATGGAACTAAAAAGCATGTGGAAGCAATTAAGACTAAAGGTGTCTTAAAAAATATTCATAGAAAAGTCTTTTTAAGAAAAATTTTAGATGAAACTAAAGATGAACCTAAGGAAGTACAATTGAGAATACTTTAA
- a CDS encoding barstar family protein has product MKCIRNICLYLKKYISDKQFERIFYQDIDDFKNSLEENIYWKILFSNFNEKEDIISINTDLYNYVEKNYKSLYDEISNAYIEKLIETNEKNEIIDILKKKYKQKEEVFINCCMIDTKLELIYSIKKALNYPKHCANNWDAIEDFIYDVVLPKKIVLQNWDSIKEKLSQDTIILKKILDKINPKYSTVLYE; this is encoded by the coding sequence ATGAAATGTATTAGAAATATTTGTCTCTACCTAAAAAAATATATTTCAGATAAACAATTTGAAAGAATTTTTTATCAAGATATAGATGATTTTAAGAATAGCTTAGAAGAAAATATATATTGGAAGATTTTATTTTCAAACTTTAATGAAAAAGAAGATATAATTAGTATAAATACAGATTTATATAATTATGTGGAAAAAAATTATAAATCACTATATGATGAAATAAGCAATGCATATATAGAAAAATTAATTGAAACTAATGAGAAAAATGAGATTATAGATATTTTGAAAAAGAAATATAAACAAAAAGAAGAAGTTTTCATAAATTGTTGTATGATTGACACCAAGTTAGAATTAATTTATTCAATAAAAAAAGCTTTAAATTATCCAAAACATTGTGCTAATAATTGGGATGCAATTGAAGATTTTATCTATGATGTTGTTCTCCCCAAAAAAATTGTTTTACAAAATTGGGATAGTATAAAAGAAAAATTATCTCAAGATACAATAATTTTAAAAAAAATTTTAGATAAGATAAATCCAAAATACAGCACAGTTTTATATGAATAA
- a CDS encoding endonuclease MutS2, translating into MNKHSFNVLEFDKLKELILENIVIDDNREVIENLEPYKDLSALNNELKTVKDFMDLISFDGGFEAVGLRNINSLMDKIKLIGTYLEVEELWDINVNLRTVRVFKARLDELGKYKQLRDTIGNIPNLRMIEDVINKTINPEKEIKDDASLDLRDIRLHKKTLNMNIKRKFEELFDEPSLANAFQERIITERDGRMVTPVKFDFKGLIKGIEHDRSSSGQTVFIEPLSIVSLNNKMRELETKEKEEIRKILLRIAELLRNNRDDILAIGDKALYLDILNAKSIYAVDNKCEIPTVSNREVLSLERARHPFIDKDKVVPLTFEIGKDYDILLITGPNTGGKTVALKTAGLLTLMALSGIPIPASENSKIGFFEGVFADIGDEQSIEQSLSSFSAHLKNVKEILAGVTKNSLVLLDELGSGTDPIEGAAFAMAVIDYLNEKKAKSFITTHYSQVKAYGYNEEGIETASMEFNTDTLSPTYRLLVGIPGESNALTIAQRMGLPESIISKARAYISEDNKKVEKMIENIKTKSQELDEMRERFARLQEEARLDRERAKQETLIIEKQKNEIIKAAYEEAEKMMNEMRAKASALVEKIQHEEKNKEDAKQIQKNLNMLSTALREEKNKTVEVVKKIKTKVNFKVGDRVFVKSINQFANILKINTSKESASVQAGILKLEVPFEEIKIVEEKKEKVYNVNTHKKTPVRSEIDLRGKMVDEGIYELETYLDRATLNGYTEVYVIHGKGTGALREGILKYLKTSKYVKEYRIGGHGEGGLGCTVVTLK; encoded by the coding sequence ATGAATAAGCATAGTTTTAATGTTTTAGAATTTGATAAATTAAAAGAATTAATTTTAGAAAATATCGTAATTGATGATAATAGAGAAGTTATAGAAAATTTAGAGCCATATAAAGATTTATCAGCACTTAATAATGAATTAAAAACTGTTAAAGATTTTATGGATTTAATTTCTTTTGATGGTGGTTTTGAAGCTGTGGGGCTTAGAAACATCAATAGTCTTATGGATAAAATAAAACTTATAGGTACTTATCTTGAAGTTGAAGAACTTTGGGATATCAATGTGAATTTAAGAACTGTAAGAGTTTTTAAGGCTAGATTAGATGAGTTAGGAAAATATAAACAACTTAGAGATACAATAGGAAATATTCCTAATTTAAGAATGATAGAAGATGTAATAAACAAAACTATCAATCCTGAAAAAGAAATAAAAGATGATGCCTCACTTGATTTAAGAGACATCAGACTACATAAAAAAACTTTAAATATGAATATTAAAAGAAAGTTTGAAGAACTTTTTGATGAACCATCTTTAGCAAATGCTTTCCAAGAAAGAATAATAACAGAAAGAGATGGAAGAATGGTAACTCCTGTAAAATTTGATTTTAAAGGACTTATCAAAGGTATAGAACATGATAGAAGCTCAAGTGGACAAACAGTTTTTATTGAGCCACTTTCAATAGTTTCTCTAAACAATAAAATGAGAGAATTAGAAACAAAAGAAAAAGAAGAAATTAGAAAAATCTTATTGAGAATAGCAGAACTTTTAAGAAATAATAGAGATGATATATTAGCTATTGGAGATAAAGCCTTATATTTAGATATATTAAATGCCAAATCTATCTATGCAGTAGATAATAAATGCGAAATTCCAACAGTTAGCAATAGAGAAGTTTTATCTCTAGAAAGAGCAAGACATCCTTTTATAGATAAGGATAAGGTTGTTCCTTTAACTTTTGAAATAGGAAAAGATTACGATATCTTACTTATAACAGGGCCAAATACAGGGGGAAAAACTGTTGCTTTAAAGACAGCAGGGCTTTTAACTTTAATGGCACTTTCAGGTATACCAATTCCTGCCTCAGAAAATTCTAAAATTGGATTTTTTGAAGGAGTTTTTGCAGATATAGGAGATGAACAAAGTATAGAGCAATCTCTATCTTCATTCTCAGCACATCTAAAGAATGTAAAGGAGATTTTAGCAGGAGTTACTAAAAATTCATTGGTTCTACTAGATGAATTAGGTTCAGGGACTGACCCTATAGAAGGAGCAGCTTTTGCAATGGCAGTTATAGATTACTTAAATGAGAAGAAAGCTAAATCTTTTATAACTACTCACTATAGCCAAGTAAAAGCCTATGGTTACAATGAAGAAGGAATAGAAACTGCCTCAATGGAATTTAATACTGATACACTTTCTCCAACATATAGACTATTGGTTGGAATACCTGGGGAAAGTAATGCCTTAACTATTGCACAAAGAATGGGCTTACCAGAAAGTATAATTTCTAAGGCAAGAGCATATATAAGTGAGGATAATAAAAAAGTTGAAAAAATGATAGAAAATATCAAGACTAAATCTCAAGAATTAGATGAAATGAGAGAAAGATTTGCAAGATTACAAGAGGAAGCAAGACTCGATAGAGAAAGAGCTAAACAAGAAACTCTAATAATAGAAAAACAAAAGAATGAAATCATTAAGGCAGCTTATGAAGAAGCTGAGAAAATGATGAATGAAATGAGAGCAAAGGCCTCTGCACTTGTTGAAAAAATTCAACATGAAGAAAAGAATAAAGAAGATGCAAAGCAAATTCAAAAGAACTTAAATATGCTATCTACTGCACTTAGAGAAGAAAAGAATAAGACAGTGGAAGTTGTTAAAAAGATTAAAACTAAGGTTAATTTTAAAGTTGGAGATAGAGTTTTTGTAAAAAGTATCAATCAGTTTGCCAATATTTTAAAGATTAACACATCTAAAGAAAGTGCAAGTGTACAAGCAGGAATTTTAAAATTAGAAGTTCCTTTTGAAGAAATAAAAATAGTAGAAGAGAAAAAAGAAAAAGTATACAATGTAAACACCCATAAGAAAACTCCTGTAAGAAGTGAAATAGACTTAAGAGGAAAGATGGTAGATGAAGGTATCTATGAGCTAGAAACTTATTTAGATAGAGCTACTTTAAATGGATATACGGAAGTTTATGTAATCCATGGAAAAGGAACAGGAGCTTTAAGAGAAGGAATATTGAAATATTTAAAAACTTCTAAATATGTAAAAGAATACAGAATAGGTGGACATGGCGAGGGAGGACTTGGATGTACAGTGGTGACTCTAAAATAG
- a CDS encoding ComF family protein, producing the protein MLNLKEAIKKSLRVLLFDDSCTSCHNILDREGFICSKCLENLKREAYLKNKDNFFYVFIYEKAIRQIIADYKLRNRKDLAKDLAYLIQKPFFQLLEREKIDIIIPVPISDERMLERGFNQIEYLLELLSVNYKKIQRIKDTKHMYNLKDVKKRAKNVKNVFKNKLNLTNKNVLIVDDVVTSGATIRSICEELEKTNENINIKVFSIAMARHFINN; encoded by the coding sequence ATGCTGAACCTGAAGGAAGCTATTAAAAAGAGTTTAAGAGTTTTACTCTTTGATGATAGTTGTACCTCTTGTCATAATATTTTAGATAGAGAAGGCTTTATCTGTTCTAAATGTTTAGAAAATTTGAAAAGAGAAGCCTACTTAAAAAATAAGGATAATTTTTTCTATGTTTTCATCTATGAAAAAGCTATAAGACAGATTATAGCTGACTACAAATTAAGAAATAGAAAAGATTTAGCAAAGGATTTAGCCTATCTTATTCAAAAACCTTTTTTTCAGTTGCTTGAAAGAGAAAAAATTGATATTATTATACCTGTTCCAATAAGTGATGAAAGAATGCTTGAAAGAGGTTTTAATCAAATAGAATACCTTTTGGAACTTTTATCTGTCAATTACAAGAAAATTCAAAGAATTAAAGACACAAAACATATGTATAATTTGAAAGATGTTAAAAAAAGAGCAAAAAATGTTAAAAATGTTTTTAAAAATAAGTTGAATTTAACTAATAAAAATGTTTTAATAGTTGATGATGTAGTAACAAGTGGAGCGACTATTCGTTCCATATGTGAAGAGTTAGAGAAAACTAATGAAAACATCAATATAAAAGTATTTTCAATAGCTATGGCAAGACACTTCATTAACAATTAA
- a CDS encoding YraN family protein → MNTREIGNKYEDKSVEILIKNSYKILERNYQNKYGEIDIIAQKDDEIVFVEVKYRKTNKFGYGYEAVDRKKLFKIVKLAQLYMQSKKYEKYKMRFDCMSYLEDELDWIKNIVWGDEIGF, encoded by the coding sequence TTGAATACAAGAGAAATAGGAAATAAATACGAAGATAAAAGTGTGGAAATCTTAATTAAAAATAGTTACAAAATACTTGAAAGAAATTATCAAAATAAATATGGTGAAATAGATATAATTGCACAAAAAGATGATGAAATTGTATTTGTTGAAGTGAAATATAGAAAGACAAATAAATTTGGCTATGGCTATGAGGCTGTGGATAGAAAAAAATTATTTAAAATTGTTAAACTAGCTCAACTCTATATGCAGTCTAAAAAATATGAAAAATACAAAATGAGGTTTGACTGTATGAGTTACTTAGAAGATGAACTTGACTGGATAAAAAACATTGTATGGGGTGATGAAATTGGCTTTTAG
- the cysS gene encoding cysteine--tRNA ligase, with amino-acid sequence MIKIYNTLTGHLDEFKPIKENEVSMYVCGPTVYNYIHIGNARPAIFFDTVRRYLEYRGYKVTYVQNFTDVDDKMINKANAENVSIKEIAERYIKAYFEDTAQINLKEDGMIRPKATDNIDGMINIIKSLVDKGYAYESNGDVYFEVKKYKEGYGELSKQNIEDLESGARIDVNEIKKDALDFALWKSSKPNEPSWDSPWGKGRPGWHIECSAMSRRYLGDSFDIHGGGLDLIFPHHENEMAQSKCACGGTFARYWMHNGYININGEKMSKSSGSFILLRDILKYFEGRIIRLFVLGSHYRKPMEFSDTELNQTKSSLERIENSLKRIKELNRENLDGTNDCQELLATKKEMEAKFIEAMDEDFNTAQALGHVFELVKSVNKALDEGNFSKTAIEVLDEVYSYLVMIIEEVLGVKLKLEAEVNNISADLIELILELRKDAREQKNWALSDKIRDRLLELGIKIKDGKDKTTWTM; translated from the coding sequence ATGATTAAGATTTACAATACACTGACAGGGCATTTAGATGAATTTAAACCAATAAAAGAAAATGAAGTGTCTATGTATGTCTGTGGACCAACAGTGTATAATTACATTCATATAGGAAATGCAAGACCGGCTATTTTCTTTGATACAGTGAGAAGATATCTAGAATATAGAGGATATAAGGTAACTTATGTTCAAAACTTTACAGATGTTGATGATAAGATGATAAATAAGGCAAATGCTGAAAATGTATCAATAAAAGAAATAGCAGAAAGATATATAAAAGCATACTTTGAAGATACAGCTCAAATAAATTTAAAAGAAGATGGAATGATAAGACCTAAGGCAACTGATAATATAGATGGAATGATAAATATTATTAAATCTTTAGTTGATAAAGGTTATGCCTATGAATCAAATGGAGATGTATATTTTGAAGTAAAAAAATATAAAGAAGGTTATGGAGAACTTTCAAAACAAAATATAGAAGACTTAGAAAGTGGAGCTAGAATAGATGTAAATGAAATAAAAAAAGATGCACTAGACTTTGCTCTATGGAAATCATCTAAACCTAATGAACCAAGTTGGGATTCACCTTGGGGAAAAGGTAGACCTGGTTGGCATATAGAATGTTCAGCTATGTCAAGAAGATATCTAGGGGATAGTTTTGATATACATGGTGGAGGACTAGATTTAATATTTCCACATCATGAAAATGAAATGGCACAATCAAAGTGTGCTTGTGGAGGAACATTTGCAAGATATTGGATGCACAATGGTTACATAAATATAAATGGTGAAAAAATGTCTAAATCATCAGGTTCTTTCATACTTTTAAGAGACATTTTAAAATATTTTGAAGGTAGAATTATAAGACTTTTTGTTCTAGGTTCTCATTATAGAAAACCTATGGAGTTTTCCGATACGGAATTAAATCAAACAAAATCTTCTCTTGAAAGAATAGAAAATAGTTTAAAGAGAATAAAAGAACTAAATAGAGAAAATTTAGATGGTACAAATGATTGTCAAGAACTTTTAGCAACTAAAAAAGAAATGGAAGCTAAGTTTATAGAAGCTATGGATGAAGATTTTAACACTGCTCAAGCTTTAGGACATGTTTTTGAGTTAGTAAAATCAGTTAACAAAGCTTTAGATGAAGGAAATTTCTCAAAAACTGCTATAGAAGTTTTAGATGAAGTTTATTCATATCTTGTTATGATAATAGAAGAAGTTTTAGGAGTTAAATTAAAATTAGAAGCTGAAGTAAATAATATTTCTGCTGATTTGATAGAACTTATACTTGAACTTAGAAAAGATGCTAGAGAACAAAAGAATTGGGCTCTATCTGATAAAATAAGAGACAGACTTTTAGAATTAGGAATAAAGATAAAAGATGGAAAGGATAAGACTACATGGACAATGTAG
- a CDS encoding Fic family protein, translating into MRKFNYLKLMELSLPVNIYHTIAKIHEYKGKQELYVENYSDILEKMIDVAKIQSTKSSNAIEGIYTSDTRLKELMNKKVEPKNRNEEEIAGYRHVLDMIHENYAYIEFNKNDILTLHNQLYSYSYINNKGKFKTMDNTIVEVDALGNKKVRFQPVSSFETEHYFDEMVEAYKKAVKENIPPLILIPALIHDFLCIHPFDDGNGRMSRILTLLLLYKFDYFVGRYISIEMLIEESKESYYKELQNSSEKWHTGENDELPFIKYMLGVFLKAYKECDDRFNLIGKEKLTSAERVFSVIQKSLEPLSKKDIMILCPNISQRTIERALKELQDNEKIKQVGSGRSTKYIKI; encoded by the coding sequence TTGAGGAAATTTAATTATTTAAAACTTATGGAACTATCTTTACCTGTTAATATATATCATACTATTGCAAAGATTCACGAATATAAAGGGAAGCAGGAACTCTATGTAGAAAATTATTCAGACATTTTAGAGAAGATGATAGATGTTGCTAAAATACAAAGTACCAAGTCTTCCAATGCTATTGAAGGAATTTATACCAGTGATACAAGACTTAAGGAACTGATGAATAAAAAAGTAGAACCTAAAAACAGAAATGAAGAAGAAATTGCAGGATATAGACATGTGCTTGATATGATCCATGAAAATTATGCATATATAGAATTTAATAAAAATGACATTCTAACACTTCATAATCAGTTATATTCTTATTCCTATATAAATAACAAGGGGAAATTTAAGACTATGGATAACACCATTGTAGAAGTAGATGCTTTAGGAAATAAAAAAGTACGATTTCAGCCAGTAAGCAGTTTTGAAACGGAACATTACTTTGATGAAATGGTGGAAGCTTACAAGAAAGCAGTGAAAGAAAATATTCCACCATTAATTCTAATACCTGCACTTATCCATGATTTCTTATGCATTCATCCCTTTGATGATGGTAATGGAAGAATGAGTAGGATACTAACACTTCTTTTACTTTATAAGTTCGATTATTTTGTTGGAAGGTATATCAGTATAGAAATGCTCATTGAAGAAAGCAAAGAATCTTATTATAAAGAATTACAAAACTCCAGTGAAAAATGGCATACTGGAGAAAATGATGAGCTTCCATTCATAAAGTATATGCTAGGGGTTTTCTTAAAAGCATATAAAGAATGCGATGACAGATTTAATCTAATTGGAAAAGAAAAATTAACTTCAGCAGAAAGGGTATTTTCTGTTATTCAAAAATCATTAGAGCCACTTTCCAAAAAAGATATTATGATTCTTTGCCCGAATATATCACAAAGAACGATAGAAAGAGCTTTAAAAGAATTACAGGATAATGAAAAGATAAAACAGGTAGGTAGTGGCCGTTCAACAAAATATATAAAGATTTAA
- a CDS encoding HEAT repeat domain-containing protein: MTIEEREMILNLTYLELAEKFKNEPRKVIKFLQDEQKKDIGNDTKYIIEILITLIMIIIEDYYLEDDSFNELLVELAYDKRHRQHEDLAFLLEKKHSPKLINCVYDLAVMELNYMKEDEFFNIARKCTYALGYTNTPKAKEKLELLAKNENELIREYAIKQLNRHDFTDKDVEEQD; encoded by the coding sequence ATGACAATAGAAGAGAGAGAAATGATATTAAATTTAACTTACCTAGAACTAGCAGAAAAATTTAAGAATGAGCCACGAAAAGTGATAAAATTTTTACAAGATGAACAAAAAAAAGATATTGGAAATGATACAAAATATATCATTGAGATATTAATAACTTTAATTATGATTATAATTGAAGATTATTATTTAGAAGATGATTCTTTTAATGAATTGTTAGTTGAATTGGCATATGATAAAAGGCATCGTCAACATGAAGATTTAGCATTTTTACTTGAAAAGAAACACTCTCCTAAATTAATAAATTGTGTGTATGATTTAGCAGTTATGGAACTTAATTATATGAAAGAGGATGAATTTTTCAATATAGCTAGAAAGTGTACTTATGCCTTGGGATATACCAATACTCCAAAAGCAAAGGAGAAATTAGAATTACTAGCTAAAAATGAAAATGAACTTATTAGAGAATATGCAATAAAACAATTAAATAGACATGATTTTACAGATAAAGATGTGGAGGAACAAGATTAA
- a CDS encoding RluA family pseudouridine synthase, which yields MENIKEKFEFEVSPEYEGMRLDKYLAEQIEEATRSYLEKLIDNSYVKINSKVINKNGRKLKSGEKIEISIPEEENIDIEAENIPLDIVFENDDFILVNKKYNMVVHPAYGNYNGTLVNALLYYTNNLSSVNGNIRPGIIHRLDKDTSGLILVAKNNFAHAKLASMFTDKTIHKTYLCIVKGNFSDENLEGRIENLIGRDTKDRKKMAVVKENGKLAISNYRVVEQVKDYSLVEVLIETGRTHQIRVHMKSINHPILGDVIYGSEDKNIKRQMLHAFKLEFLNPLDNKEYTFTGKLFDDFIEVAKRLNFNIDKYGGVHG from the coding sequence ATGGAAAATATAAAAGAAAAATTTGAATTTGAAGTCAGTCCTGAATATGAAGGAATGAGATTAGATAAATATTTAGCTGAACAGATTGAAGAAGCAACCCGTTCTTATTTAGAAAAACTTATAGATAATTCCTATGTAAAAATAAATTCAAAAGTTATAAATAAGAATGGTAGAAAATTAAAATCAGGTGAAAAAATTGAAATTTCTATTCCTGAAGAAGAAAATATAGATATTGAAGCTGAAAATATTCCTTTGGATATAGTTTTTGAAAATGATGATTTTATTTTAGTGAATAAAAAATATAATATGGTAGTTCACCCTGCCTATGGAAACTATAATGGTACTTTAGTAAATGCACTTCTATACTATACGAATAATCTTTCTTCTGTAAATGGAAATATAAGACCTGGTATTATTCACAGACTAGATAAAGACACAAGTGGATTAATATTGGTTGCAAAAAATAATTTTGCTCATGCAAAACTTGCTTCTATGTTTACAGATAAAACTATACATAAGACTTATCTTTGTATAGTTAAAGGTAACTTTTCAGATGAAAATTTAGAAGGTAGAATAGAAAATTTAATTGGTAGAGATACTAAAGATAGAAAAAAAATGGCTGTAGTTAAAGAAAATGGTAAACTTGCTATATCTAATTATAGGGTTGTAGAACAAGTAAAAGATTATTCTTTGGTGGAAGTTCTTATAGAAACTGGAAGAACTCATCAAATAAGAGTACATATGAAGAGTATAAACCACCCTATTTTAGGTGATGTTATCTATGGTAGTGAAGATAAAAATATAAAAAGACAAATGTTACATGCCTTTAAATTAGAATTTTTAAATCCTTTAGATAACAAAGAATATACATTTACAGGAAAACTATTTGATGACTTTATAGAAGTAGCAAAGAGATTAAATTTTAACATTGATAAATATGGAGGAGTTCATGGATAA
- the trxA gene encoding thioredoxin, whose translation MAVIKGTKENFEAEVLKAEGIVVVDFGANWCGPCKSLVPILDEVVEEDPNKKIVKVDIDEEEELAAQYKIMSVPTLLVFRNGEIIDKSVGLIQKHEVKALFSK comes from the coding sequence ATGGCAGTAATAAAAGGAACAAAAGAAAATTTTGAAGCAGAAGTATTAAAAGCAGAAGGAATAGTAGTAGTAGATTTTGGTGCAAACTGGTGTGGACCTTGTAAAAGTTTAGTACCTATATTAGATGAAGTTGTAGAAGAAGATCCAAACAAAAAAATAGTTAAAGTAGATATAGATGAAGAAGAAGAATTAGCAGCTCAATACAAAATTATGAGCGTACCTACTTTACTAGTATTTAGAAATGGAGAAATCATTGATAAATCAGTAGGATTAATCCAAAAACATGAAGTAAAAGCTTTATTCTCAAAATAA
- a CDS encoding Mini-ribonuclease 3, protein MDNVDKLSTKDIRDYTGLELAFIGDAIWELEIRKYYLQFGYNIPTLNKHVKNKVNARYQSLIYKQIIEELDEEFKVIGKRAKNSNIKTFPKTCTVMEYKEATALEAVVGAMYLLNKEEEIKKIINIVIKGE, encoded by the coding sequence ATGGACAATGTAGACAAATTATCAACAAAGGATATAAGAGATTACACAGGCTTAGAGTTGGCATTTATAGGAGATGCTATTTGGGAATTGGAAATAAGAAAATATTATTTGCAGTTTGGCTATAATATTCCAACTTTAAATAAGCATGTTAAAAATAAAGTTAATGCAAGATATCAAAGCCTAATCTATAAGCAAATTATAGAAGAACTAGATGAAGAATTTAAGGTCATAGGAAAAAGAGCTAAAAATAGTAATATAAAAACTTTTCCAAAGACTTGTACAGTAATGGAATATAAAGAAGCTACGGCTCTTGAAGCTGTTGTTGGAGCAATGTATTTACTTAATAAAGAAGAAGAAATAAAAAAAATTATAAATATAGTTATAAAGGGAGAATAG